The following proteins come from a genomic window of Pseudomonas syringae:
- a CDS encoding M48 metallopeptidase family protein, with protein sequence MPVTGLPWAEEYQRRMDVSPNRGRVEDLGYRWGSCFKGKILYLRWKSILLPKRIAEYVVVHEMIHLHEPHHIPEFWLRLERHARLCIAHGMAG encoded by the coding sequence ATGCCGGTAACTGGCTTGCCATGGGCAGAGGAGTACCAAAGACGTATGGACGTTTCCCCCAACAGGGGACGGGTGGAGGATCTTGGCTATCGCTGGGGCTCATGCTTCAAAGGTAAAATTCTGTATCTGCGCTGGAAAAGCATCCTGTTGCCCAAGCGCATCGCCGAATACGTCGTGGTCCACGAAATGATCCATCTGCACGAACCGCACCACATCCCAGAGTTCTGGCTACGGCTCGAGCGCCATGCCCGATTATGCATAGCGCACGGAATGGCCGGCTGA
- a CDS encoding integrase arm-type DNA-binding domain-containing protein produces the protein MIHRLPQSSGGSEGRKDGQLTAKHVENVNEPSTYEDGNGLRLIVKATGRNNWVLRFKLHGKQREMGLGGYPHLDLKKARAAAYENKAQILKGIDPLAKRQAEQAAQREAERRELTQGAAEEERLLRAVPTKEYVDGEGFLYLGRSCRLKLVDEQDAPLKLTGERFLLPRSQLPEAREHFIRWYSLHAGNWLAMGRGVPKTYGRFPQQGTGGGSWLSLGLMLQR, from the coding sequence TTGATCCATCGTCTTCCACAGTCAAGTGGGGGATCAGAGGGCCGAAAAGATGGGCAGCTGACCGCAAAGCATGTCGAAAATGTAAACGAGCCAAGCACCTACGAAGACGGTAATGGGCTGCGCCTTATCGTCAAAGCTACGGGGCGAAATAACTGGGTGCTGCGGTTTAAGCTACACGGCAAACAACGAGAGATGGGATTGGGTGGCTACCCGCATCTCGATCTAAAAAAGGCCCGCGCTGCCGCCTATGAAAACAAAGCCCAGATTCTCAAAGGCATTGACCCACTCGCAAAACGACAAGCTGAACAAGCCGCTCAACGGGAAGCTGAGCGCCGAGAACTGACGCAAGGGGCGGCCGAGGAGGAACGCCTGCTGCGTGCCGTGCCTACCAAGGAATATGTGGATGGTGAAGGCTTCCTTTACCTCGGCCGCAGTTGCAGGCTCAAGCTGGTCGACGAGCAGGACGCGCCCTTGAAACTGACGGGGGAACGCTTTTTGCTGCCACGCAGCCAGTTGCCAGAGGCAAGGGAGCACTTTATTCGCTGGTACAGCCTGCATGCCGGTAACTGGCTTGCCATGGGCAGAGGAGTACCAAAGACGTATGGACGTTTCCCCCAACAGGGGACGGGTGGAGGATCTTGGCTATCGCTGGGGCTCATGCTTCAAAGGTAA
- a CDS encoding LexA family transcriptional regulator: MNTSGDRLRILLRECHLTATDFAANRKITPQHVNNWFKRGVPMARIDEVAELLTVNARWLRTGEGPKHPNEPANENTGGDTRMVIQQSRNVLRGDVEVQIFTEVESPHGVGKTVLAEAPGQKIRLPLQVLQTMGIDPKNCMCVAMVGNSMADKIQDGSILGVDRELTQIIDGEIYALEHGGILRVRYLYRLPNGGLRLRSHNDAEYPDEVFSAEDIDREKIRVLGWIFWWSTLNSRRNAMLLL, translated from the coding sequence ATGAATACATCAGGCGATCGACTCCGCATCCTCCTTCGGGAGTGCCACCTCACCGCGACTGATTTTGCCGCCAACCGCAAAATCACGCCGCAACACGTCAACAACTGGTTCAAACGCGGCGTGCCCATGGCCCGCATTGACGAGGTGGCTGAATTATTAACCGTTAACGCCCGCTGGCTGCGCACCGGCGAGGGCCCCAAACACCCCAATGAACCCGCCAATGAAAACACCGGCGGCGATACCCGAATGGTTATCCAGCAAAGCAGAAACGTCCTGCGCGGAGACGTGGAAGTTCAGATCTTCACAGAGGTCGAATCGCCCCACGGCGTCGGCAAAACCGTCTTGGCCGAAGCCCCCGGACAGAAAATCCGCTTGCCTCTGCAAGTCCTGCAAACCATGGGCATCGACCCGAAAAACTGCATGTGCGTCGCCATGGTCGGCAACAGCATGGCCGACAAGATCCAGGACGGCTCCATCCTCGGCGTCGACCGTGAACTGACGCAAATCATCGACGGCGAAATCTACGCCCTCGAACACGGCGGCATCCTGCGCGTCCGCTACCTCTACCGCCTCCCCAACGGCGGCCTGCGCCTGCGCAGCCACAACGACGCCGAGTACCCGGACGAAGTATTCAGTGCAGAAGATATCGACCGAGAGAAAATCCGGGTGCTCGGCTGGATATTTTGGTGGTCGACACTGAACAGCCGGCGTAATGCGATGTTGCTGTTGTGA
- the ppa gene encoding inorganic diphosphatase, with protein MSYSKIPAGKDLPNDIYVAIEIPANHAPIKYEIDKDTDCLFVDRFMATPMFYPANYGFIPNTLADDGDPLDVLVVTPYPVTPGSVIRARPVGILHMTDDGGGDAKVIAVPHDKLSQLYVDVKEYTDLPPLLLEQIKHFFENYKDLEKGKWVKIEGWGNADAARAEIMKSVEAFKG; from the coding sequence ATGAGCTACAGCAAGATTCCGGCAGGTAAAGACCTGCCGAACGACATCTACGTCGCGATCGAAATCCCGGCCAACCACGCGCCGATCAAATACGAAATCGACAAAGACACCGATTGCCTGTTCGTTGACCGTTTCATGGCCACCCCGATGTTCTACCCGGCCAACTACGGTTTCATCCCCAACACCCTGGCTGACGACGGCGACCCGCTGGATGTGCTGGTAGTGACCCCTTACCCGGTTACCCCAGGCTCGGTCATCCGCGCACGCCCGGTCGGCATCCTGCACATGACTGACGATGGCGGCGGCGATGCCAAAGTCATCGCAGTACCGCACGACAAGCTGTCCCAGCTGTACGTCGACGTGAAAGAGTACACCGACCTGCCACCGCTGCTGCTTGAGCAGATCAAGCACTTCTTCGAGAACTACAAGGATCTCGAAAAAGGCAAATGGGTGAAGATCGAAGGTTGGGGCAATGCTGACGCTGCCCGCGCCGAGATCATGAAATCGGTTGAAGCGTTCAAAGGCTGA
- a CDS encoding zinc-dependent peptidase, with protein MWSLSNWRRRRTLARHPVAAELWQNVRKRLPILDGLSAGQDARLRDACVLFLNDKYLSALPGVELDDEQRLFLAAQAQLPLLSLGDLNWYQGFHEIVLYPDDFVSPQRHRDASGVEHEWDGEHSGEAWLQGPVILAWPGVLSSGDWDGYNLVIHELAHKLDMLNGDANGLPPLHSDMRVTEWANVMQSAFDDLNRQLDQDPESETAIDPYAAQDPAEFFAVTSEYFFSAPDLLYDNYPAVYKQLKGFYRQDTLARLNALRQHAPAYRDT; from the coding sequence ATGTGGTCACTCAGCAATTGGCGCAGGCGACGAACCCTCGCCAGGCATCCGGTTGCTGCCGAACTGTGGCAGAACGTACGCAAGCGCTTGCCCATCCTCGACGGGCTGAGCGCCGGGCAGGACGCCCGACTGCGTGATGCCTGTGTGCTGTTTCTGAACGATAAATACCTCAGCGCGCTGCCGGGCGTCGAGCTGGATGACGAGCAGCGCCTGTTTCTTGCGGCCCAGGCACAACTGCCGTTACTGAGCCTGGGCGACCTGAACTGGTATCAGGGCTTTCATGAAATCGTGCTGTACCCGGACGATTTCGTCAGCCCGCAACGCCATCGCGACGCCAGCGGCGTCGAACACGAGTGGGACGGCGAACACAGTGGCGAGGCCTGGCTGCAAGGGCCGGTGATTCTGGCCTGGCCCGGTGTGTTGAGCAGCGGCGACTGGGACGGCTACAACCTGGTGATCCACGAGCTGGCGCACAAACTCGACATGCTCAACGGCGACGCCAACGGCCTGCCGCCGCTGCACAGCGATATGCGGGTGACTGAATGGGCCAATGTCATGCAGAGCGCATTCGATGACCTCAATCGGCAACTGGATCAAGACCCGGAGTCCGAAACCGCTATCGACCCCTACGCCGCACAGGACCCTGCCGAGTTCTTCGCCGTCACCAGCGAGTATTTCTTTAGCGCGCCCGACCTGCTGTACGACAACTACCCGGCAGTCTACAAACAGCTCAAAGGATTCTACCGTCAGGACACCCTGGCGCGGCTGAATGCATTACGGCAACACGCCCCGGCTTACCGGGACACCTGA
- a CDS encoding DedA family protein, with protein sequence MDFNPLDLILHLDVYLDLLVTNYGPWVYAILFLVIFCETGLVVMPFLPGDSLLFIAGAVAAGGGMDPVLLAGLLMLAAILGDSTNYVIGRTVGEKLFSNSRSRIFRRDHLLRTQDFYARHGGKTVTLARFLPIIRTFAPFVAGVGRMSYPRFVGFSVLGSVLWVGSLVTLGFFFGNVPFIKHNLTLLVLAIIVLSLVPMIIGVVRSRSAPPVDAR encoded by the coding sequence ATGGACTTCAACCCGCTCGACCTTATTCTGCATCTCGACGTCTACCTCGATCTGCTGGTAACCAACTACGGCCCATGGGTCTACGCGATCCTGTTTCTGGTGATTTTCTGCGAGACCGGGCTGGTGGTCATGCCCTTTCTGCCGGGCGATTCGCTGCTGTTCATTGCGGGTGCCGTGGCTGCCGGTGGCGGCATGGACCCGGTATTACTGGCCGGGCTGCTGATGCTCGCGGCGATTCTGGGTGACAGCACCAATTACGTCATCGGCCGCACGGTTGGCGAAAAGCTGTTCAGCAATTCCAGGTCGCGCATCTTCCGCCGTGACCACTTGCTGCGCACCCAGGACTTCTACGCCCGCCATGGCGGCAAGACCGTGACGCTGGCGCGCTTTCTGCCGATCATTCGTACCTTCGCGCCCTTCGTGGCAGGCGTCGGCAGAATGTCCTATCCGCGCTTTGTGGGCTTCAGCGTGCTGGGCTCGGTGCTGTGGGTCGGCAGTCTGGTCACGTTGGGCTTCTTCTTCGGCAACGTGCCGTTCATCAAGCACAACCTGACCTTGCTGGTGCTGGCGATCATCGTGCTGTCGCTGGTGCCGATGATCATTGGTGTGGTGCGCAGCCGCAGCGCGCCACCGGTCGACGCTCGCTGA
- a CDS encoding GNAT family N-acetyltransferase: MRIIKATLEHLDLLCPLFIKYREFYNESPLPDSSREFLEKRLRREESVIYLALAKDDDNKLLGFCQLYPSYSSLSLKRVWILNDIYVAEDARRQLVADHLMKQAKKMAKETHAVRLRVSTSSNNDVAQKVYESIGFREDTQFKNYVLPISSD, from the coding sequence ATGCGGATCATCAAAGCGACGCTTGAACATCTGGACCTGCTCTGCCCGCTGTTCATCAAATACCGGGAGTTTTACAACGAGTCGCCCCTCCCGGACTCCTCGCGAGAATTCCTCGAAAAACGCCTACGCCGCGAAGAGTCGGTCATCTACCTGGCGCTGGCCAAGGATGACGACAACAAGCTGCTGGGGTTCTGCCAGCTTTATCCGAGTTATTCGTCGCTGTCGCTGAAACGGGTGTGGATTCTCAACGACATCTACGTTGCCGAAGACGCCCGCCGCCAACTGGTTGCCGATCACCTGATGAAGCAGGCCAAAAAAATGGCCAAGGAAACCCATGCCGTGCGGCTGCGCGTGTCCACCAGCAGCAACAACGACGTGGCGCAAAAAGTCTATGAGTCCATCGGATTCAGGGAAGATACGCAGTTCAAAAACTACGTGCTGCCCATCAGCTCGGACTGA
- the eutC gene encoding ethanolamine ammonia-lyase subunit EutC — MQDSTLPPNPWLELRRLTSARIALGRTGTSLPTSAQLDFQAAHAQARDAVHLAFDHAAISAQLAEKGRDTLLLHSAAADRHSYLQRPDLGRRLNDESAQALREYAAAHPGGLDLAVVVADGLSALAVHRHAVPFLTRLEEQASADGWTLSPVIMVEQGRVAVADEVGELLGAKMVVILIGERPGLSSPDSLGLYFTYAPKVGLNDAHRNCISNVRLEGLSYGMAAHRLLYLMREACRRQISGVSLKDEAELNTLESDSPAGNSDKQIGNFLLDGPVDAH, encoded by the coding sequence ATCCAGGACAGCACCCTGCCACCCAACCCGTGGCTGGAACTGCGCCGTCTGACCTCAGCGCGCATCGCGCTGGGCCGCACCGGCACCAGCCTGCCGACCTCCGCGCAGCTCGACTTTCAGGCCGCGCATGCCCAGGCGCGCGACGCCGTGCATCTTGCTTTTGATCACGCTGCGATCAGCGCACAACTGGCCGAAAAAGGCCGCGACACCTTGCTCCTGCACAGCGCTGCCGCCGACCGGCACAGCTACCTGCAACGCCCGGACCTGGGTCGGCGTCTGAATGACGAGTCGGCGCAGGCATTACGCGAGTATGCCGCCGCTCATCCGGGCGGGCTCGATCTGGCGGTGGTGGTGGCCGATGGGCTGTCGGCCCTCGCGGTGCATCGGCATGCTGTGCCTTTTCTCACTCGGCTGGAGGAACAGGCCAGTGCCGATGGCTGGACGCTGTCGCCGGTGATCATGGTTGAACAGGGCCGTGTGGCGGTGGCGGACGAAGTCGGCGAATTGCTCGGCGCCAAAATGGTGGTGATCCTGATCGGCGAACGCCCAGGCCTCAGCTCTCCGGACAGCCTCGGCCTGTACTTCACCTACGCCCCCAAAGTCGGCCTGAATGATGCGCACCGCAATTGTATTTCCAACGTGCGTCTTGAAGGACTGAGCTATGGCATGGCTGCGCATCGCCTGCTTTATCTGATGCGCGAAGCCTGTCGACGGCAGATTTCCGGGGTCAGCCTGAAAGACGAGGCTGAACTGAACACCCTGGAATCCGATAGCCCCGCTGGCAATTCAGACAAGCAAATCGGCAATTTCCTGCTCGACGGGCCGGTTGACGCGCATTAG
- a CDS encoding ethanolamine ammonia-lyase subunit EutB, whose protein sequence is MASFSHSVGAQTYRFDSLKEVMAKASPARSGDYLAEVAAQNDGERVAAQMALANIPLKHFLEEALIPYEQDEVTRLIIDTHDTLAFAPVSHLTVGGFRDWLLSDHADETSLRALAPGLTPEMAAAVSKIMRVQDLVLVAQKIRVVTRFRNTMGLRGRLSTRLQPNHPTDDPSGIAASVLDGLLYGNGDAMIGINPATDSTSSIVALLEMLDAIVQRYEIPTQSCVLTHVTTSIEVINRGVPVDLVFQSITGTEAANASFGISLKLLQEGYEAGLSLNRGTLGNNLMYFETGQGSALSANAHHGVDQQTCETRAYAVARHFNPFLVNTVVGFIGPEYLYNGKQIIRAGLEDHFCGKLLGVPMGCDICYTNHAEADQDDMDTLLTLLGVAGINFIMGIPGSDDIMLNYQTTSFHDALYARQSLGLRPAPEYEAWLEKMGIFTQADGRVRFGDSLPPAFRQALAHLA, encoded by the coding sequence ATGGCGAGCTTTTCCCATTCTGTCGGTGCGCAGACGTATCGCTTCGACAGCCTTAAAGAAGTCATGGCCAAGGCCAGCCCTGCACGCTCCGGTGATTATCTGGCCGAAGTCGCGGCGCAAAACGATGGCGAGCGTGTCGCCGCACAAATGGCGCTGGCGAATATTCCACTCAAACATTTTCTCGAAGAAGCGCTGATCCCTTACGAACAGGACGAAGTCACCCGCCTGATCATCGACACCCACGACACACTCGCCTTCGCTCCGGTCAGCCATCTGACCGTCGGCGGTTTTCGGGACTGGCTGCTCAGCGACCATGCCGACGAAACCAGCCTGCGAGCGCTGGCGCCCGGCTTGACGCCAGAGATGGCCGCCGCAGTGTCCAAGATCATGCGCGTGCAGGATCTGGTGCTGGTGGCGCAGAAGATCCGCGTCGTCACGCGATTTCGTAACACCATGGGGCTGCGTGGTCGACTGTCGACCCGCCTGCAACCCAATCACCCGACTGATGACCCGTCCGGCATCGCGGCCAGCGTTCTGGATGGCCTGCTGTACGGTAACGGCGATGCCATGATCGGCATCAACCCGGCCACCGACAGCACCTCATCGATCGTCGCCCTGCTGGAAATGCTCGACGCCATCGTCCAGCGTTACGAGATCCCGACCCAGTCCTGCGTGTTGACCCACGTCACTACCTCCATAGAAGTGATCAATCGCGGTGTGCCGGTCGATCTGGTATTTCAGTCGATCACCGGGACAGAAGCCGCCAACGCCAGCTTCGGGATCAGCCTCAAATTGCTGCAGGAAGGCTACGAAGCCGGCCTGAGCCTGAACCGTGGCACGCTGGGGAACAACCTGATGTATTTCGAGACCGGGCAAGGCAGCGCGCTGTCGGCCAACGCGCATCACGGCGTCGACCAGCAGACCTGCGAAACCCGTGCTTACGCCGTGGCCCGGCATTTCAATCCGTTTCTGGTCAACACTGTGGTCGGCTTTATCGGTCCGGAGTACCTGTACAACGGCAAGCAGATCATCCGCGCCGGCCTGGAGGATCACTTCTGCGGCAAGTTGCTGGGCGTACCGATGGGCTGTGACATCTGCTACACCAACCACGCCGAAGCCGATCAGGACGACATGGACACCCTGCTGACGCTGCTGGGCGTGGCCGGGATCAACTTCATCATGGGCATCCCCGGTTCCGACGACATCATGCTCAACTACCAGACCACCTCGTTCCACGACGCGCTGTACGCCCGGCAGAGCCTGGGCCTGCGCCCGGCACCGGAATACGAGGCCTGGCTGGAAAAAATGGGCATCTTCACTCAGGCCGATGGCCGCGTTCGCTTCGGCGACAGCCTGCCGCCCGCCTTTCGTCAGGCACTGGCGCATTTAGCATGA
- the exaC gene encoding acetaldehyde dehydrogenase ExaC — protein sequence MRYAHPGTEGAIVNFKERYGNYIGGEFVAPVKGQYFTNTSPVTGKAIAEFPRSTAEDIDKALDAAHAAAAAWGSTSVQARSLVLLKIADRIEANLEVLAITETWDNGKAIRETLNADIPLAADHFRYFAGVLRAQEGSAAEIDGNTVAYHIHEPLGVVGQIIPWNFPILMAAWKLAPALAAGNCIVLKPAEQTPLGISVLIELIGDLLPPGVLNIVQGYGREAGEALASSKRIAKIAFTGSTPVGSHIMKLAADNIIPSTVELGGKSPNIFFEDIMSAEPEFIDKAAEGLVLAFFNQGEVCTCPSRALVQESIYPQFMEAVLRKVEKIKRGDPLDTDTMVGAQASEQQFDKILSYLEIAKGEGAELLTGGKVEKLEGDLSTGYYIQPTLLKGNNKMRVFQEEIFGPVVSVTTFKDEAEAVAIANDTEFGLGAGLWTRDINRAYRVGRAIKAGRVWTNCYHLYPAHAAFGGYKKSGVGRETHKIALEHYQQTKNLLVSYDTNPLGFF from the coding sequence ATGCGTTACGCTCATCCCGGTACCGAAGGCGCTATCGTCAACTTCAAGGAACGCTACGGTAATTATATTGGCGGCGAGTTTGTCGCCCCGGTAAAAGGTCAGTACTTCACCAACACCTCGCCGGTCACCGGCAAGGCGATTGCCGAATTTCCCCGCTCCACGGCCGAAGACATCGACAAGGCGCTCGACGCCGCCCACGCAGCCGCTGCTGCCTGGGGCTCGACCTCGGTACAGGCGCGCTCGCTGGTCCTGCTGAAAATCGCCGACCGCATCGAAGCCAACCTTGAAGTCCTGGCCATCACCGAAACCTGGGACAACGGTAAAGCGATTCGCGAAACCCTCAACGCCGACATCCCGCTGGCCGCTGACCACTTCCGCTACTTCGCTGGCGTGTTGCGCGCCCAGGAAGGCAGCGCCGCCGAGATCGACGGCAATACCGTGGCCTATCACATCCATGAGCCGCTGGGCGTAGTCGGGCAGATCATCCCGTGGAACTTCCCGATCCTGATGGCCGCCTGGAAACTCGCACCGGCGCTGGCTGCCGGTAACTGCATCGTGCTCAAACCCGCCGAGCAGACCCCGCTGGGCATCAGCGTGCTGATCGAACTGATCGGCGACCTGTTGCCTCCTGGCGTGCTGAACATTGTGCAAGGTTACGGCCGTGAAGCAGGCGAAGCCCTGGCCAGCAGCAAACGCATTGCCAAGATCGCCTTTACCGGCTCGACCCCGGTGGGCTCGCACATCATGAAACTGGCGGCAGACAACATCATCCCGTCCACCGTGGAGCTGGGCGGCAAGTCGCCGAACATCTTCTTCGAGGACATCATGAGCGCGGAGCCTGAGTTCATCGACAAGGCCGCCGAAGGCCTGGTGCTGGCCTTCTTCAATCAGGGCGAAGTCTGCACCTGCCCGTCCCGTGCGCTGGTGCAGGAGTCGATCTACCCGCAGTTCATGGAAGCGGTGCTGCGCAAAGTCGAGAAGATCAAACGCGGCGACCCGCTGGACACCGACACCATGGTCGGCGCTCAGGCGTCCGAGCAACAATTCGACAAGATTCTTTCGTACCTGGAAATTGCCAAGGGCGAAGGCGCCGAGCTGCTGACCGGCGGCAAGGTCGAGAAGCTGGAGGGCGACCTGTCCACCGGTTACTACATCCAGCCGACGTTGCTCAAAGGCAACAACAAGATGCGCGTGTTCCAGGAAGAAATCTTCGGCCCGGTGGTCAGCGTCACGACCTTCAAGGACGAAGCCGAAGCCGTGGCCATTGCCAACGATACCGAGTTCGGCCTGGGCGCCGGCCTGTGGACCCGCGACATCAACCGCGCCTACCGCGTGGGCCGGGCGATCAAGGCCGGGCGAGTCTGGACCAACTGCTACCACCTGTACCCGGCGCATGCTGCCTTCGGTGGCTACAAGAAATCCGGCGTCGGCCGCGAAACCCACAAAATCGCGCTGGAGCATTATCAGCAGACCAAAAACCTGCTGGTGAGCTACGACACCAATCCGCTGGGGTTTTTCTAG